The Ricinus communis isolate WT05 ecotype wild-type chromosome 8, ASM1957865v1, whole genome shotgun sequence sequence TCCATGTATGCTTTTTGGATCTGACTGTCCATCTAGCCCctgaaaatacacaagaaaACAATCTAGTTCTGACCAGCTTCAATAAAAGATGTGATTCCATTCAAGAAAATgtttagaaaacaaaccatgCTCCAGAAAAGCACAGCATCTCCTTTAATAGGCTTTACAGACAACCCTTTGACAATCTTCCCACCACAACTGCATTCACCTGAACCAGCCTGCAATCACTCAATAGATCAAACACCCATACAAAAAAACGAAGTTAAAATGCATGGCTCTTAGAAGAGATAcagataaaaaagatatatataccCGTCAAGGAAAAGTTTTAACGAAGTGTTTAAAgtatggaaaaaaaattaattggtATTTAGAATAGCAGATACAATGCCACTATGGATGAAAATTCGTTGCAATAACAAGGAAAACAAGTAATAAAGAACAAGGAGGCACAGAATCTGACAACACGGGTATTTACGTGGTGGACACGGCTGGCTTTGCCATATGAAGAGGCGAATATTCATTTCCTAGCTCATAACTTTTCCTACATGATAAGACGCATGAGTTTTTAATCTTTGCACTATATTCCCATGCAATTAACCATTTTCCTTACAGTTGTCTGATCATCTTGCTCTATACAAACAAATGTAAGGTCCAAATTCTAAAAGAATCCAAATGGAGAATTTACACTCAACCTCCTGCATTCATTCAATAGAGATATATTGGGATATTCCTAAGGATCCTAGGTTAACTCTGTCGCAAGCTAGTAGTGGCTGAACTAACAGTAGTTTGACTTTTTGTGGAATTTGAAATTAGTAATAGCAAAGTTTCTTTTCATTCATTAGAGTAATGAATGTCAAAAAACGTTTTAGGAGAAATTACATAATTCCCATAATGCGTGACATAGCTTTCAATTGAAACCTGATCAAGTTTTTCTTCCACCTAATCATGCTGTTCACTGGGTGGGTTGTATCGAAGCGTAATTCTATACGCCACCTAGGGCCCAATCTAATCCCAATCCTTGATCGTTAAGTAATGTCTTGAATGTTTGAGATGGGGAGGAGAGAGACAAGGTCGAAAAAATTTCTGGATCAAAGAGTGGAGAATGCCATCAAAGGCATCCCAAATCCTTCTCCCACCAGCACCCACCCGGTAAGTTGCTTTGCTTTTTGATGCTGTGAAACCCAACGTCAAGACTAtgcaagaaaaggaaaaggaaaaaattgaTAGCATCAAGCAATGAAAGTATGTTTAATTCTCCATCAATATATAGCAAGCAAAGTTTAATTCTCGTCTACCAAACATAGGCATGATTAAAAATAAGACAATAAAActagaagaaaatattaaatcttaaGAATAATTACCATGGGAAAGTATGTTTCTCCCCCCTCAACATTGTCACTTAAATACATCAGCATTGTTGCTACACGCTGACCACCGCGCTTCAAGTTAAACTATAACAGGAAGAGAcaatgagagagagagagagagagagagagagagtagtttatcaaaattaagacAATTGATAGAACAGCTTTAGATATGAAAGGAGGATATCACTGTTCAAAGGAAAGTTTAAGCAACTTACAGTGTCAGAGAAGTAGTCATGATGGGGCCTGTAAAACTGACTCTTTTCATACCTGTGCTGCAGCAGATGTTAGCCTTGCTCTATATTACTTTTCCCCTTTTTGTGAACAATGCTTTACTGGTAAATAAGTTAAATCCCCACCTTAAAACTTGGACGAGCTCCCCATTTTCTATCGGCACTTGGGAATACACTGATATCCTTTTTTCAATTGCCTATTTGTGAatggaaaagaatttgaaacaaaaaggaaaGCAATTCAGTGCAGCCTCTCGTTAGTCGTCACTGACTAGAAACTAGATTGAACTCAATTAGGAGAAAAGCAATGATGAGAAGGAAACATGTCAAAAGCATGTGCATGCACACCTAGAGACTTTTTGCAGAAGCAAACTCACCTATGTTAATTCACTATGCATGCAGTAAACTAATTTGTGGTATTGCCATTCTACATTTAGAAGCTTCTTTTAGAGGGCATCAAGAGCATAacctttttcattcttaacTAGCTGAGGCTATCATATCAAATACTTCTGCTTCAATCTTCTTGTAAGAACAAATGTTCATATGCATGACTGAATTGCGAAAATGGTCAAATTTTCATTTAGAGATTGACATCCTTGACTGGGCCCAGTCTATTATGAATATCACCACAAGTAAAACCAGACAGAATATGCTTATTAAGCACATAGATACAGGTTCCAAACAGAGGAGCTTTAATTGACCCAGTTTACCTATTGGACAGAGAGGGCACACCTTCGGGACTCTGCATCTAAAAGCCAATGTCCAGGTAAGTTTACTATGATAATTTAGAGGTTTCGGAGATTGACATCCTTGGCAAGTGGTAAATGTATAAACTAATAGCCAATAGAGGTCTAGGCAGTCACAGGCATGCCATCTAGAACAACCTAAATAATGTCCGTGCACTCATAACTTGGACAATAGACATACAAGGAGATAGTTCTTATCCAACCATTGACCATATTATAATTGCAACATTTCTCTCCCTCCAAGAATTTCTCCATATTTGAGGCACTAAATAGGGAAAATACATGGCTAGAATATGCAACAGAATGTCTCCACAATTTTGAAAGACTTCAGATTCCATTTAACTAACTAATCTAGGCAACTTGCTAGTCAGAACTAAAAGGGAACAAGGAGGTGGTTGTGAAAAAACTAGTTGAAAGCTATATACAAGTACATAAATAGAAAGCAAAACAAATGGAAACAAGATAGATTAATCTAGGTAATGTTTGTTTGGAGGGACTTCAACAAAGGGTTCTAAAGAATCCATGAATTTGGGTGAAATCCATATTTggtcatttaaaaaaaaatccatgGTTATTCATAACCCAATATCAAAATCCCTCAAAATGAGTGATCTAATTCTATTACCATGTTTTATATACATCATATTTGAAGCCATTGATTAGCAGCTACtaccaaaaataataagaacagcTTTTTATGGCCAATAAAGAACATTTTGAAACTTCAACAATGGCTCAGATAAGAATGAACATCCGTATTCTAGtcattaaagattaaagaaacaAGAACAGCAGACTAACCTGTACCATCGGAGACTTCCTCTCTTCAGAACTCAGAAACATTCCAGAGCTCGTCCTTACATTACTTTTCATTCCCTAAAATAGAATTGGAgtagatttaattataactaaaagaTGAATGTCTGaaagtaaagaagaaaatccAGGATAAAATGTTTTTATAGGAAAAAAGCATTTTAGGTTGACTAATGTGTCATCATTCCTGTcgaatttcaaaaataatctTAATCGTATTTGCAAGTTGAACCAAATTCTGATGGCTATAAAAGGCCTTGTTTGTTAGCCGATACCTTGGCACCATCTTTCCAAAATCATTCAGGTTTCTAAGGATCAGCAGCTAATTTATGAGTTCTGCATTTCCTATTCTCGCCTTTTTCCTTCTGTTCTTTCATCTCTTATGTTCTCTTTTTGAGGCAACTTCATGTATTCCCATATACTTGGTTAGTCCCCATCTTCAAATGTATTTTaactcaatttattttattaaagaattttttttaaaaaatatcacaaCAAAAGGTGAAGAGAAGGAAGATCAGGCAGGCAATCAAAGTATTtctaaaatcattttttattgGGATGTTCTTGTAGATGAAGCAGCTATAATAATAACTATCCTCTGTTTACAACCACAAACTGGTCCATCCATGTTAATTGTCAAGGCAACTAGTAAACCAAGCAGCAAACTAGATATAGAAAACTAGAACAATTAATTAACAAGTAACAAGTTTTAAGGTCCATCAGGCTTCAGAGTTAAAACATGAGGCACAATCTATAGCATTTTATATGTTACTTTCACCACCAATGAAAATAGGTGCAGCATGAAACCaattttcagaaaaagaaaaggtgtgCTCAAAAACAAACAGAAGGCAGGTATATACAATTCAGATCCAccaatcattttaatttaccATAAATAAATTCAGCTAGTATGCATCTGCCCTTTCATGTTTCCAAAATACTAATTTGCTCAAATACTTTTCTCCTCCTGCTTAGAGAACCTAGATGTCAGTTATAAAATCATCCATTGCATCCCTGATCAGCCGGAGCACCACTAAGGCTGGAAATGTGCTGAGCCGAGTCACTTGTGAGCAGCTCAGAGCTTTGCTTCTAAAATGCTCACTTCAAGCTAGTTTGTTAAGCTAAACTAGCCAACCTCTCATTGATACTCAGCTTGTTTAGGCTCACTAGCTAGTTCTCATGGACACTTAGCTAGTTTAGGCTCATTAGCTAGCTCCCATTGATACTCGGCTAGTTTAGGCTAACTAGCTTGATCGTAAAGAGGCTTTGCTCGCAAGCTAGCTTGttcaaggaaaataaacttgtTATATAGGACCATGTGCTATctcatttataataaaaaaataaaacacagtGCCTATTGGAAAGTAAAAGAATGAGAAAGCCATTGTTCTCTCATTAATGAAAGTGCACTTTTTCCGACACCTTCATATAAGATGGACTTTCAGGCTTGTTAATAAGGAGTACCATGATCGTtcatgaattatatttttaaattacaaaacTGTGTGACTATGTAATTAGTAAAAACAAGTAAGTCTTTTGCTATGTTCAAACTTGAAAGAGGCAAGCTCGAGCTTGGCTATGTATACGAGAT is a genomic window containing:
- the LOC8260692 gene encoding prolyl 4-hydroxylase 1 isoform X2; amino-acid sequence: MASAMKMVFALLTFVTIGMIIGALFQLAFIHKLENSYGIPQWENDKEAEILRVGHVKPEILSWSPRIIVLHNFLSMEECDYLRATALPRLQTSTVVDAKTGKGMKSNVRTSSGMFLSSEERKSPMVQAIEKRISVYSQVPIENGELVQVLRYEKSQFYRPHHDYFSDTFNLKRGGQRVATMLMYLSDNVEGGETYFPMAGSGECSCGGKIVKGLSVKPIKGDAVLFWSMGLDGQSDPKSIHGGCEVLAGEKWSATKWMRQRATS
- the LOC8260692 gene encoding prolyl 4-hydroxylase 1 isoform X3, whose amino-acid sequence is MMAFYCCPEVGIPQWENDKEAEILRVGHVKPEILSWSPRIIVLHNFLSMEECDYLRATALPRLQTSTVVDAKTGKGMKSNVRTSSGMFLSSEERKSPMVQAIEKRISVYSQVPIENGELVQVLRYEKSQFYRPHHDYFSDTFNLKRGGQRVATMLMYLSDNVEGGETYFPMAGSGECSCGGKIVKGLSVKPIKGDAVLFWSMGLDGQSDPKSIHGGCEVLAGEKWSATKWMRQRATS